The DNA region GGCAGACCCCCGTGGAGGAAGGCGCCGCCCGACTCGCCGAACTCATGCGGCACTACCGGCCCGACGTGGTCGTCACCTACGACGAGAACGGCTTCTACGGCCACCCCGACCACATCCAGGCCCACCGCATCACGATGGCGGCGCTGGAGATGACCGCTCTGACGCCGAAGGTGTACTGGACGACGATGCCCCGCTCGTTGATGCAGCGGTTCGGGGAGACCATGCGCGAGTTCCATGAGGACATGCCGGAGCCGGATCCTGCCGAGGCCGCCGCGATGGCCGAGATCGGCCTCCCCGACGACGAGATCACCACGTGGGTGGACACCACCGCGTTCAGCGGTCAGAAGTTCGACGCGCTGGCCGCGCACGCCAGTCAGGGCGAGAACATCTTCTTCCTCAGGATGGGCAAAGAGAGGTTCGGTGAGCTGATGGGCACGGAGACCTTCGTACGGGTCAAGGACGCCACCGGCGCGTCCGTACCCGAGAACGATCTCTTCGCCGGACTGCGCTGATCCGTGGAACCGTGCTGATCCGCCCGTCCGGCCTGGGCCCGGGGCCCGGAAACGCACGTCGGCCGCACGGAGCGGTCGAGCGGGTCACACACCCGGAGTCCTGTCCACGCCGGTTCCCCTCCGACAGCCCCGCGTCCAGGCCCTCACGACGGGAAGCCGGAACTCGGCGTGGCGAACAGGGCTCCTGGTGGCCCGCCGCGGCCACCGCCGGATCGAGGGTTCGGTTTCCCGAACCCCCGATCCGGGGGCGGGCACGATCGATCGCCGCGCCCCGCCCGCCGAGGATGAGGGCATGGCTGAGACGGCAACAGACATCGAGACGGGGACCACCGCCCGGGCGGAGCGGCTGCACCGTGGGTACGGGCGCGGAGGTGCCGCCGTGCGGGCGTTGCGCGGGGTGCCGGTGGCCCTCGCACCCGGGACGTTCACAGCGGTGACGGGGCCGTCGGGTTCCGGCAAGACCACCTTGCCGCACTGCCTCGCGGGGATGGACCGGCCCACTCGGGGCTCCGTCTGGTGGGGAGGTACCGAGGTGTCCCGGTAGCCCGAGCGGCGGCTGGCGGAACCGCGGCGCAGCAGGGTCGGGTTCGTGTTCCAGGCGTTCGACCTGATGCCGGCGATGACGGTCGCGCAGAACGTCGAGCTTCCCGGCCGGCTGGCCGGGAAGCGGCCCGAGCGGGGCCGGGTGCTGGTCGCGCTCTTCCTCGCCGTCGCCACCATGACGCTGTTCGGCTCGCTGTTCGCCGCCGACGTCCCCGCGTCCGCAGCCGCCCGGAAGGCGGTCGAAGGGCCCGGATCGACGGTGATCGCCGGTGCGTTCGGTGAGATCGCCGTACTGATCGCGTTCTTCGTCGTGGTCAACGCGTTGGGTTTTGCCCTGCGCCGGCAGCATCGCGAGCTGGCCCTGCTGCGCACCGTCGCCCCGACGCCCCGCCAGGCGCGGCGGCTGGTCCGTGGCCAGGTCGTCGCGGCCACGCCGCTGGTCACGGCGCCGGGCTGGGTCGTCGGGGCGGTGGGGGCCCGTCTCGGGCTGCGTCCGCATGACGGTCGCCGGGGACGGGCGGTGGCCCCTATTCTTGCCGGTGGTGACGACGAGGCGCTTGGCGATGTCGCGCAGACCACGCAGGGAAGACCGGGGAGAAACGTGGGACGCCCAGATCAGCGCAGGACAGGGATACCGTTGTTTTTTCGGTCCGTACCGAGACGCCGAATGCCCCCGGGGCAGCGATGATCAGGCCTGATGACCCCGACCGGATGACCACGGCCGGCGGGTGGCATGGCAGAACCCTGCTACACCCCGGTTGGCTGGCATTCACCGGCGCGGCCGGCGCCACCGACTCGCACGCCCATGCCGCCGTGCAGGTCCTCATGGTCACCCACGGCGTGGTGGAGCTGACCGACCCCCACCAAGTCCGCCGCCCGGTCCAGGCCGCCATCATCCCGACCCGCGTCCGGCACGCCCTGCACGCCGCCGCGGGCGCACGAGCCACCATGCTCTACCTCGACCCCGCCGGCAGCGCGGGCCGCCGTCTGACCGCCCACCTGACCGGCCCGCACCACGACCGCCTCGAGCGATGGACGGCTGCCGCCCGCGCCCTGCTCCCACCCGCCGGCCTCCACGCGGCCGGCCCGACCGGCGATCCGGCGCGAGACCCGGCCACGCTGGTGCGTGGCTGGAGCACACCCGCCCGCGGTGGGCACCCAGCGCTGCAACACGCCGTGCGGGTGCTGCCACAGTTGCTGCACGGCCCGGTCCGGCTCACCGGCCTGGCCGGCACCGCCGGGATCTCGGCCAGCCGCCTCGGCCACCTGTTCACCACCGAGCTCGCCTTGCCGTTCCCCGCCTACCTGCGCTGGGCCCGGCTGCGCCGCGCCATCGAGCTGGCGGCGGACGGTGCCAGCCTCACCCAGGCCGCGCACGGCGCAGGCTTCGCCGACAGCTCCCATCTGACCCGCGTCACCCGGGAGATGTTCGGCCTGGCCCCTTCACACCTGCTCGCCGCCCTGCCCCGCATCACGCCCTGAGCGCGGCCGGGCAGCGCCCCCGGCAAGGTCAGCGGATCCGTCCAAGTCCGCCGGCCCCCGTCTCCGTCAGCCTGGACGGCATGTATCGCACCGTGATCCGCTACGGCTACGTGCCGTTCATGCTCCTCGGCGTCAACGGCGCCGGCATCGCCCTGGCCGACACCGGTGCCTCCGAGCTCTGGCTGCTCGGCCTGCTGCTCCTGGCCGTCGGCTGCTCGTTCGCCGCCGAACGCCTGCTGCCTTATGAGGACGGGTGGAACACCCCCCTGTCCGGGGACGGACGGCGCGACGTCGCGCACGCCTTCGTCAACGAGGGCCTGCTGCTCATCAGCGTGGCAGCCATCCCGCTGCTGGCCACGCTGGTCACGGTGGCCGACCTGTGGCCCCGATCCTGGCCATTCGCCGTACAGGTGGTGGCCGCCGTACTCATCGCCGATCTGGGGATCACCCTGGTCCACTTCGCCAGCCACAAGATCGGCGCGCTGTGGCGCTTCCACGCGGTCCACCACTCCGTCAAACGCTTCTACGGCCTCAACGGGCTGATGAAACACCCCCTGCATCAAACCCTGGAGACGAGTGCCGGGGTCGCCCCACTGCTGTTGATCGGTATGCCCATCGATGTGGCCTCCGCGCTCGCCCTGGCCGTGGCCGTGCAACTGCTTCTGCAGCACTCCAACGCCGACTACCGCGTCGGGGCGCTCAGGCAGGTCCTGGCCCTGAACGAAGGCCATCGGTTCCACCACCTCAAATGGGCCGGCATCGGCGATGTCAACTTCGGCCTGTTCACCCTCGTCTGGGACCACCTCCTCGGCACCTTCTCCTATGACCCCACCCGCCGCTTTTCCTCCGACCACATCGGCATGGCCGCCAAACCGAACTACCCCACCGCCTACCTGGGTCAGCTGGCCGAACCCTTCCGTCCCTCGGGCGCCTGCACCTCCGAGCCGTCCCGGCCCGAGTAGGGCAGCGGCGACATCGCGCCGGTCCTGACCGTGAGCGTCCGGCGGCTCAGGTCAGCCGCTCAACGAGTAACTGCGCCATGGCGCGAAAGCGATCACCGGATCGTGTGTCCTGTACGGTGTCCGACCTTCCTTCCGGAGAACTCCCCCCAGGCTGGGGACGTCCGACTCAGGATCACGAAAGGACGTGTCCCATGACCGCGGCCGTGCAGGATGCCACCGCTGAAAGCGGCGCAGCATGCCCTGATTCGCCGCCGAACGGGCCGGCCTGGACGCCGAGACGGCGCCCCCGCCACTGCCGGCCCCTGCCTCCGTCGACGGCGGCCCCGGCCCCGGCCCCGACATGAGCTTCGGTGTTGTCGCCGTCGAAGCCGCCACCGAGCACTGCGGGCGACCGGTCCAACGGGCCCGGAACGCCTCACTCTCCCTCAACTCCCTGGTGTCGGGCGCCTTACTGACGAGCCTGCGCTCCGTGCTTCCCGTGTCGGACGGTCCGGCGCGGCTGCTGTGCACCACGGCGGTGG from Streptomyces sp. NBC_01754 includes:
- a CDS encoding PIG-L family deacetylase — its product is MAVHAHPDDEATGTGGVLARYAAEGVRTVLVTCTDGGCGDGTGGVKPGDPGHDPAAVALMRRQELRASCDVLKISDLETLDYADSGMSGWPSNDAPGSFWQTPVEEGAARLAELMRHYRPDVVVTYDENGFYGHPDHIQAHRITMAALEMTALTPKVYWTTMPRSLMQRFGETMREFHEDMPEPDPAEAAAMAEIGLPDDEITTWVDTTAFSGQKFDALAAHASQGENIFFLRMGKERFGELMGTETFVRVKDATGASVPENDLFAGLR
- a CDS encoding helix-turn-helix transcriptional regulator, whose translation is MIRPDDPDRMTTAGGWHGRTLLHPGWLAFTGAAGATDSHAHAAVQVLMVTHGVVELTDPHQVRRPVQAAIIPTRVRHALHAAAGARATMLYLDPAGSAGRRLTAHLTGPHHDRLERWTAAARALLPPAGLHAAGPTGDPARDPATLVRGWSTPARGGHPALQHAVRVLPQLLHGPVRLTGLAGTAGISASRLGHLFTTELALPFPAYLRWARLRRAIELAADGASLTQAAHGAGFADSSHLTRVTREMFGLAPSHLLAALPRITP
- a CDS encoding sterol desaturase family protein; translation: MYRTVIRYGYVPFMLLGVNGAGIALADTGASELWLLGLLLLAVGCSFAAERLLPYEDGWNTPLSGDGRRDVAHAFVNEGLLLISVAAIPLLATLVTVADLWPRSWPFAVQVVAAVLIADLGITLVHFASHKIGALWRFHAVHHSVKRFYGLNGLMKHPLHQTLETSAGVAPLLLIGMPIDVASALALAVAVQLLLQHSNADYRVGALRQVLALNEGHRFHHLKWAGIGDVNFGLFTLVWDHLLGTFSYDPTRRFSSDHIGMAAKPNYPTAYLGQLAEPFRPSGACTSEPSRPE